One Synechococcus sp. JA-2-3B'a(2-13) genomic window carries:
- the rpoD gene encoding RNA polymerase sigma factor RpoD: MAQAKELVKSGKTALLESDLENPPSGTLELDTETDTLESELDTGDTDAFDEDDDDEEAAEEDGETAAAGAKGRSKRKAASKKKPYTDDSIRVYLQEIGRIRLLRADEEIELARKIADLLELERAREAVFQRMGLWSDPEEVPDTLWAEEVKMSLPEFRRRLHRGRRAKEKMVQSNLRLVVSIAKKYMNRGLSFQDLIQEGSLGLIRAAEKFDHEKGYKFSTYATWWIRQAITRAIADQSRTIRLPVHLYETISRIKKVTKLLSQELGRKPTEEEIATRMEITIEKLRFIAKSAQLPISLETPIGKEEDSRLGDFIESDGETPEDRVAKVLLREDLESVLETLTARERDVLKLRYGLDDGRMKTLEEIGQIFNVTRERIRQIEAKALRKLRHPNRNSVLKEYIR; encoded by the coding sequence ATGGCTCAAGCAAAGGAATTGGTGAAATCGGGTAAAACAGCTCTTCTCGAATCGGATCTGGAAAATCCACCTTCTGGCACCCTGGAGTTGGACACGGAGACAGATACCCTCGAGAGCGAACTGGATACCGGTGACACTGATGCTTTTGATGAGGATGACGACGACGAAGAGGCAGCAGAGGAGGATGGAGAGACTGCCGCCGCCGGTGCCAAAGGTCGCTCAAAGCGCAAGGCGGCCAGTAAGAAAAAGCCCTACACCGATGACTCTATCCGGGTCTATTTGCAAGAAATTGGGCGTATCCGGCTGCTGCGGGCCGATGAAGAAATCGAGCTAGCCCGAAAAATTGCCGATCTGCTGGAGCTAGAGCGCGCTCGCGAGGCCGTTTTTCAGCGTATGGGCCTCTGGTCAGACCCAGAAGAGGTGCCGGACACCCTCTGGGCAGAAGAGGTCAAGATGTCCTTGCCGGAATTTCGGCGGCGGTTGCATCGGGGGCGGCGGGCCAAAGAAAAGATGGTGCAGTCTAATCTGCGTTTGGTGGTGTCCATCGCCAAAAAGTACATGAACCGGGGCCTGTCTTTTCAGGATTTGATTCAGGAGGGATCCCTGGGCCTGATTCGGGCAGCCGAGAAATTCGACCACGAGAAGGGCTACAAGTTCTCCACCTATGCGACGTGGTGGATTCGACAGGCCATCACCCGCGCCATTGCCGACCAATCCCGCACCATTCGCCTGCCTGTCCACCTCTACGAGACGATCTCCCGCATCAAAAAGGTAACCAAGTTGCTTTCCCAGGAATTGGGCCGCAAGCCCACCGAAGAGGAGATCGCCACCCGCATGGAGATCACCATCGAGAAGTTGCGCTTTATCGCCAAGTCGGCCCAGCTTCCCATCTCTTTGGAAACCCCCATCGGCAAGGAAGAGGATTCTCGGCTGGGAGACTTTATCGAGTCGGATGGGGAGACGCCGGAGGATCGGGTGGCCAAAGTCTTGCTCAGAGAAGATCTGGAAAGCGTTTTGGAAACCCTCACCGCCCGCGAACGGGATGTGTTGAAGTTGCGCTACGGCTTGGATGATGGCCGCATGAAAACTCTGGAGGAAATCGGCCAGATCTTTAATGTCACCCGTGAGCGAATCCGGCAGATCGAGGCTAAGGCTCTGCGCAAGTTGCGCCACCCCAACCGCAACAGCGTGTTGAAGGAATACATCCGGTGA